In the Pygocentrus nattereri isolate fPygNat1 chromosome 19, fPygNat1.pri, whole genome shotgun sequence genome, one interval contains:
- the LOC108424027 gene encoding claudin-4-like has translation MASQGIQLIGIVAALLGWLGSIVSCGLPQWRVTAFVGPNIVTAQIIWEGIWMSCVVQSTGQMQCKVYDSMLALSSDLQAARAMIIISILAGIFGIVMSMAGGKCTNCIEDVRSKAMACITAGVLFVIAGLLCLIPVSWSAHTIISDFYNPMMSEAQRRELGTSLYIGWASAGLLMMGGGLLCWNCPPKEQQRIYNPKFSPVRSTVTSREYV, from the coding sequence ATGGCGTCTCAAGGAATTCAGCTCATCGGCATTGTTGCGGCCTTGCTGGGCTGGCTGGGGTCCATCGTCAGCTGCGGTCTGCCTCAATGGAGAGTCACGGCCTTTGTCGGCCCCAACATTGTGACTGCGCAGATCATCTGGGAGGGAATCTGGATGAGCTGCGTTGTCCAGAGTACTGGGCAGATGCAGTGCAAGGTCTATGACTCCATGCTGGCCCTCAGCTCAGACCTGCAGGCCGCCAGGGCCATGATCATCATCTCTATCTTGGCTGGCATCTTTGGGATTGTGATGTCCATGGCTGGAGGCAAGTGCACCAACTGTATTGAGGACGTGCGCAGCAAAGCCATGGCGTGCATCACAGCTGGAGTCCTGTTCGTAATCGCCGgcttgctgtgtctgatccctGTCTCGTGGTCAGCTCATACCATCATCTCAGACTTCTACAACCCCATGATGTCCGAGGCGCAGCGGAGGGAGCTGGGGACATCTCTCTACATTGGCTGGGCGTCTGCTGGTCTGTTGATGATGGGTGGAGGACTTCTGTGCTGGAATTGTCCTCCAAAGGAGCAGCAGCGCATCTACAACCCCAAATTCTCACCTGTCAGATCTACCGTCACTTCTAGGGAATACGTCTGA